The DNA region TTATATTGGTGGGGAGTGGGGAGTAGGGAGTAGGGAGGTAAGGGGAGAATAACTAATGCCTAATGACTAATAGATTTGCTAATGTAAGAATAATGGAAATAGTACTGGCGTAGCTGCTTAAAATCTATTGGGTAGCAAATTTCTATTAAAAGTAATATAAGAGAAAGAATTATGACAACATTTGAACCCAAGAGCCTTCGCTCTTATACCCAAGATGATGTTCAACAAATTCTGCAATTAGCGATCGCTCGTCAAGCTGACGACAAAGATACAGAATTTTCTTATGAGCAGATATTAGAAATTGCTGCTGAGTTAGAAATTTCACCTGATTCTTTAAAGTTAGCAGAACGCGATTGGGTAATACAACAGGGACAAGTCCAACAGCGAAGGGCTTTTGACGCTTACCGGATCAGAAGATTTCAGAAGCGGCTAGGGAATTATGCAATTTTCAATGGCTTTTTTATACTCCTAAATTTAATCACTGGTGGCGGAATTTCTTGGTCACTGTACATTTTACTATTCTGCGGATTGCCTGTAGGACTGGATGTCTGGAATACCTTTCAAATGAAAGGCGAAGAGTATGAAATGGCTTTCCAGAAGTGGAATCGTAAGCATGAGAT from Nostoc commune NIES-4072 includes:
- a CDS encoding 2TM domain-containing protein; the encoded protein is MTTFEPKSLRSYTQDDVQQILQLAIARQADDKDTEFSYEQILEIAAELEISPDSLKLAERDWVIQQGQVQQRRAFDAYRIRRFQKRLGNYAIFNGFFILLNLITGGGISWSLYILLFCGLPVGLDVWNTFQMKGEEYEMAFQKWNRKHEIKKTISTVLNKWFKALQA